A stretch of Geotrypetes seraphini chromosome 2, aGeoSer1.1, whole genome shotgun sequence DNA encodes these proteins:
- the ATXN1 gene encoding ataxin-1 isoform X2, producing MKSNQERSNECLPPKKREIPATSRPSEEKPIGLNTENHRTESLAWLPSQSSVGGQHGAIGVSVEAGLQQRIGLHKSLSAGMDYSPPIAPRSVPATTTLPAVYQSVLSQSGPPVSPMQYAHLPQTFQFVGPPYSGSYAGFLPTQLIPSTSNSSTGVVVSTAAGAPAPSQPSHIEAYSSLLANMRQSKGEPHLVRTSGLLSAGSSPPPHSNQYVHISSSPQNAVRPLSPPSIPVHVHSLPAVIPHTLTLGPSSQVLVQYADSGGHFIARDPMKKAEGLRPQAVQAKELLNGEIEKGRRYGVAPSADTHLLKAGNNKAPPQHYETRHVMVHPSPAEYNARDPSGIRTSVMVVPNSNTPTSDIEVQQNISREASPSAAHNKGSLHLGKTAHRSYALSPHQTVCHESVKTVATLSPHTVIQTTHSAPEQLSVGLPATAFYAGTQQPLIGYLSSQQQPIGYPGNLPQHLVIPGTQPLLIPVGNADVETTGVAPSLVTSSPQFAAVPQAFVTTAIPKGENFGAESLTSQAAYQAAVVQAQIHLPVVQSVASHAATPPTLPPYFMKGSIIQLANGELKKVEDLKTEDFIQSAEISNDLKIDSSTVEKIDDSHSLDVAVIQFAVGEHRAQTPTHSFQPGDKVIIQKLFKDRKQTDFPFGPPTTVIAVTRTAVLTEESPV from the coding sequence ATGAAATCCAACCAAGAACGGAGCAACGAATGCCTGCCACCCAAGAAGCGCGAGATTCCTGCCACCAGCCGGCCTTCCGAGGAGAAGCCAATCGGACTGAACACTGAGAACCATCGGACGGAGAGCCTAGCATGGCTTCCCAGCCAGAGCAGCGTGGGCGGCCAGCATGGAGCCATAGGAGTTTCAGTGGAGGCTGGCTTACAGCAGCGGATAGGTTTACACAAATCACTGTCTGCAGGGATGGACTATTCACCACCGATTGCTCCCAGGTCGGTCCCCGCAACGACGACACTTCCGGCAGTTTACCAGTCAGTGCTGTCTCAGTCGGGACCTCCTGTCTCTCCCATGCAGTACGCTCACCTACCACAGACTTTCCAGTTCGTTGGTCCCCCGTACAGTGGATCATATGCAGGATTCCTCCCCACACAGCTGATTCCCTCAACCTCCAATTCCTCAACTGGGGTTGTGGTCTCCACCGCTGCTGGTGCACCCGCACCGTCCCAGCCCTCCCACATAGAGGCTTATTCTTCTCTGCTGGCCAACATGAGGCAGTCTAAAGGCGAGCCACATTTAGTGAGGACGTCTGGATTACTCAGCGCAGGGTcgtctccccctccccattcaaacCAGTATGTTCACATTTCTAGCTCACCCCAGAATGCAGTCAGACCTTTATCACCCCCGAGCATCCCAGTCCACGTGCATTCGCTGCCAGCAGTGATTCCTCATACCCTCACCCTCGGGCCCTCCTCCCAAGTGCTTGTGCAGTACGCAGATTCTGGAGGCCACTTCATCGCCAGAGATCCCATGAAGAAGGCCGAGGGCCTCAGGCCTCAGGCCGTCCAAGCAAAAGAACTGCTAAACGGAGAGATTGAGAAAGGCAGGAGATACGGTGTAGCGCCGTCGGCAGACACGCACCTACTGAAAGCAGGCAATAATAAAGCACCTCCCCAGCATTACGAGACGAGGCATGTCATGGTTCATCCGAGCCCTGCCGAGTACAATGCCCGGGATCCCTCAGGCATCAGGACCTCTGTCATGGTAGTACCCAACAGCAACACGCCAACATCAGATATAGAGGTTCAGCAGAACATTAGCAGAGAAGCTTCACCCTCAGCGGCTCATAACAAAGGAAGCTTACATTTAGGGAAAACAGCTCACCGGTCATATGCTTTATCTCCACATCAGACTGTATGCCATGAGAGTGTGAAGACAGTCGCCACTCTGTCTCCCCACACTGTCATCCAAACCACCCACAGCGCACCAGAGCAACTTTCAGTTGGGCTCCCTGCCACAGCGTTCTATGCGGGTACACAGCAACCACTGATTGGCTATCTCAGCAGTCAGCAACAGCCTATTGGCTATCCTGGAAATCTGCCCCAGCACCTGGTAATACCTGGCACCCAGCCCCTCCTCATACCAGTTGGCAACGCAGACGTTGAAACCACAGGAGTAGCGCCTTCATTAGTAACGTCATCTCCCCAGTTTGCAGCGGTGCCTCAAGCATTTGTCACTACGGCCATTCCCAAGGGCGAGAACTTCGGTGCTGAGTCGCTCACAAGCCAGGCAGCCTACCAGGCAGCGGTGGTACAGGCCCAGATCCACCTCCCGGTGGTGCAGTCTGTAGCGTCTCATGCAGCAACGCCTCCTACACTGCCCCCTTACTTCATGAAAGGGTCGATCATTCAACTGGCCAACGGGGAGCTGAAGAAGGTTGAGGACTTAAAAACTGAAGACTTTATACAGAGCGCAGAAATTAGCAACGATCTAAAAATAGATTCCAGCACTGTGGAGAAGATCGATGACAGCCATAGCCTAGATGTCGCTGTGATACAGTTTGCAGTCGGAGAGCACAGAGCGCAG
- the ATXN1 gene encoding ataxin-1 isoform X3, with the protein MKSNQERSNECLPPKKREIPATSRPSEEKPIGLNTENHRTESLAWLPSQSSVGGQHGAIGVSVEAGLQQRIGLHKSLSAGMDYSPPIAPRSVPATTTLPAVYQSVLSQSGPPVSPMQYAHLPQTFQFVGPPYSGSYAGFLPTQLIPSTSNSSTGVVVSTAAGAPAPSQPSHIEAYSSLLANMRQSKGEPHLVRTSGLLSAGSSPPPHSNQYVHISSSPQNAVRPLSPPSIPVHVHSLPAVIPHTLTLGPSSQVLVQYADSGGHFIARDPMKKAEGLRPQAVQAKELLNGEIEKGRRYGVAPSADTHLLKAGNNKAPPQHYETRHVMVHPSPAEYNARDPSGIRTSVMVVPNSNTPTSDIEVQQNISREASPSAAHNKGSLHLGKTAHRSYALSPHQTVCHESVKTVATLSPHTVIQTTHSAPEQLSVGLPATAFYAGTQQPLIGYLSSQQQPIGYPGNLPQHLVIPGTQPLLIPVGNADVETTGVAPSLVTSSPQFAAVPQAFVTTAIPKGENFGAESLTSQAAYQAAVVQAQIHLPVVQSVASHAATPPTLPPYFMKGSIIQLANGELKKVEDLKTEDFIQSAEISNDLKIDSSTVEKIDDSHSLDVAVIQFAVGEHRAQPGLVSEILLLSKKIDCLL; encoded by the coding sequence ATGAAATCCAACCAAGAACGGAGCAACGAATGCCTGCCACCCAAGAAGCGCGAGATTCCTGCCACCAGCCGGCCTTCCGAGGAGAAGCCAATCGGACTGAACACTGAGAACCATCGGACGGAGAGCCTAGCATGGCTTCCCAGCCAGAGCAGCGTGGGCGGCCAGCATGGAGCCATAGGAGTTTCAGTGGAGGCTGGCTTACAGCAGCGGATAGGTTTACACAAATCACTGTCTGCAGGGATGGACTATTCACCACCGATTGCTCCCAGGTCGGTCCCCGCAACGACGACACTTCCGGCAGTTTACCAGTCAGTGCTGTCTCAGTCGGGACCTCCTGTCTCTCCCATGCAGTACGCTCACCTACCACAGACTTTCCAGTTCGTTGGTCCCCCGTACAGTGGATCATATGCAGGATTCCTCCCCACACAGCTGATTCCCTCAACCTCCAATTCCTCAACTGGGGTTGTGGTCTCCACCGCTGCTGGTGCACCCGCACCGTCCCAGCCCTCCCACATAGAGGCTTATTCTTCTCTGCTGGCCAACATGAGGCAGTCTAAAGGCGAGCCACATTTAGTGAGGACGTCTGGATTACTCAGCGCAGGGTcgtctccccctccccattcaaacCAGTATGTTCACATTTCTAGCTCACCCCAGAATGCAGTCAGACCTTTATCACCCCCGAGCATCCCAGTCCACGTGCATTCGCTGCCAGCAGTGATTCCTCATACCCTCACCCTCGGGCCCTCCTCCCAAGTGCTTGTGCAGTACGCAGATTCTGGAGGCCACTTCATCGCCAGAGATCCCATGAAGAAGGCCGAGGGCCTCAGGCCTCAGGCCGTCCAAGCAAAAGAACTGCTAAACGGAGAGATTGAGAAAGGCAGGAGATACGGTGTAGCGCCGTCGGCAGACACGCACCTACTGAAAGCAGGCAATAATAAAGCACCTCCCCAGCATTACGAGACGAGGCATGTCATGGTTCATCCGAGCCCTGCCGAGTACAATGCCCGGGATCCCTCAGGCATCAGGACCTCTGTCATGGTAGTACCCAACAGCAACACGCCAACATCAGATATAGAGGTTCAGCAGAACATTAGCAGAGAAGCTTCACCCTCAGCGGCTCATAACAAAGGAAGCTTACATTTAGGGAAAACAGCTCACCGGTCATATGCTTTATCTCCACATCAGACTGTATGCCATGAGAGTGTGAAGACAGTCGCCACTCTGTCTCCCCACACTGTCATCCAAACCACCCACAGCGCACCAGAGCAACTTTCAGTTGGGCTCCCTGCCACAGCGTTCTATGCGGGTACACAGCAACCACTGATTGGCTATCTCAGCAGTCAGCAACAGCCTATTGGCTATCCTGGAAATCTGCCCCAGCACCTGGTAATACCTGGCACCCAGCCCCTCCTCATACCAGTTGGCAACGCAGACGTTGAAACCACAGGAGTAGCGCCTTCATTAGTAACGTCATCTCCCCAGTTTGCAGCGGTGCCTCAAGCATTTGTCACTACGGCCATTCCCAAGGGCGAGAACTTCGGTGCTGAGTCGCTCACAAGCCAGGCAGCCTACCAGGCAGCGGTGGTACAGGCCCAGATCCACCTCCCGGTGGTGCAGTCTGTAGCGTCTCATGCAGCAACGCCTCCTACACTGCCCCCTTACTTCATGAAAGGGTCGATCATTCAACTGGCCAACGGGGAGCTGAAGAAGGTTGAGGACTTAAAAACTGAAGACTTTATACAGAGCGCAGAAATTAGCAACGATCTAAAAATAGATTCCAGCACTGTGGAGAAGATCGATGACAGCCATAGCCTAGATGTCGCTGTGATACAGTTTGCAGTCGGAGAGCACAGAGCGCAG